The Pyrenophora tritici-repentis strain M4 chromosome 3, whole genome shotgun sequence genome has a window encoding:
- a CDS encoding Dimer-Tnp-hAT domain containing protein — MPIRLIVAESGRLPRYMKPLRTQKQKKSWVYNYGYRLTLRSNTNRIFWLCHICHKRKAATAGFAETTEATSTAARHLNRDHGITNAGEQPPQQLLGGQKSLEMMLKGGFGVSQRVANEIGNFDFEDPAFRRMIHFANPEAEQALWSSRTSVAQFVMRLYNFMQPQVVDELRCAASKIHISFDGWTVKGGKRGFFGIVAHFATAEGDLRDVAIDLPQLSGAHTGDRIADCVAETLQKFNITAQNVGYFMLDNAFNNDTAIATLGAKFGFKSKHRRLRCSAHTINLVGQSIIFGSNKDAFNNDENLAEEEKYLNEWRKQGPLGTLIDVISYIKTPQQYDMFANFQRLARQDLPADDDAKFQILEPVKPCVTRWNSFCSAFERAVLLQPAFNSYVCFYVEQQRVADSHARTKNNKKPQAPAWMRSKGLTAADWAVITEYIEVLKPLKDATKRLEGRGKCGRFGAIYEVIPVFEFLMGRFEQRLRQYERVDFEQREAPEDHISINFRAAWEKLNDYYSKLDDSPAYFAACALHPYYRRYCEKAWRDKPEWLVACMADFRALWAEYTTSTPPTKPSKERDNGAIDEAISYIISDSEDDDELTDEYDRWRKLEPKWTSKQHNSPNVDGNPIKYWVQLQSKYPDLSRFAIDVLSIPASSCECERMFSELGDLLAPRRRKIGSQLLAALQCVRAWNAAGIKLPTSATSQLSDHDLEQLYNLTAWEQPSDSG, encoded by the exons atgccgatccgattgattgttgcggagtctggtcGCCTGCCACGGTATATGAAGCCTCTTCGGACacagaagcagaagaaaAGCTGGGTATACAACTACGGTTATCGGCTTACTCTCCGCAGTAATACCAACAGGATATTCTGGCTGTGCCACATCTGTCACAAGCGTAAAGCAGCGACTGCTGGCTTTGCGGAGACGACGGAGGCAACTAGTACTGCTGCGAGGCACCTAAATAGGGATCATGGAATAACAAACGCTGGCGAGCAACCGCCTCAGCAGCTTCTTGGAGGCCAGAAATCGCTAGAAATGATGCTGAAGGGCGGCTTCGGCGTTAGCCAAAGGGTTGCGAACGAgataggaaacttcgac TTCGAAGATCCAGCTTTCCGCAGGATGATACATTTCGCGAATCCTGAAGCTGAGCAGGCGCTCTGGAGTAGTCGCACAAGCGTTGCGCAGTTTgtgatgaggctgtacaACTTCATGCAGCCTCAGGTCGTCGATGAGCTGCGTTGCGCGGCGAGCAAGatacatataagctttgatgggTGGACCGTtaaaggtggcaagcgtggcttcttcggtattgtcgctcactttgccaCGGCTGAGGGCGACCTTAGGGACGTTGCTATTGACCTGCCGCAGCTCTCAGGTGCCCATACTGGCGACAGGATAGCTGATTGTGTCGCTGAAACTCTGCAGAAGTTTAATATAACTGCGCAGAACGTTGGCTACTTTATGCTCGACAACGCGTTCAATAACGACACTGCTATCGCGACCCTTGGAGCGAAGTTTGGCTTTAAGTCTAAGCATCGCCGGCTACGTTGTAGCGCTCATACAATCAACTTAGTTGGCCAGTCGATTATATTTGGCTCAAACAAGGACGCCTTTAACAACGACGAGAACTTGGCT GAGGAAGAGAAATACCTCAACGAGTGGCGTAAGCAGGGCCCATTAGGCACGCTTATAGACGTTATTAGCTACATCAAAACGCCACAACAGTACGACATGTTCGCGAACTTTCAGCGCCTCGCGAGGCAGGACTTACCggccgacgacgacgctAAATTCCAAATACTCGAGCCTGTAAAGCCTTGCGTTACGCGCTGGAACTCCTTTTGTTCAGCGTTTGAGAGAGCTGTATTACTACAACCCGCGTTCAACTCCTACGTTTGTTTCTACGTGGAACAGCAGCGCGTTGCCGACTCACACGCCCGAACGAAGAACAACAAGAAGCCCCAGGCGCCTGCTTGGATGAGATCTAAGGGCCTcacagctgctgattgggcTGTTATAACTGAGTATATTGAGGTGCTGAAGCCGCTGAAAGATGCTACAAAGCGCCTTGAAGGCAGAGGCAAATGTGGCCGTTTCGGTGCGATATACGAGGTTATACCAGTGTTTGagttccttatggggcgcTTTGAGCAGCGTCTCCGGCAGTACGAGAGGGTTGATTTTGAGCAGCGCGAggcgcctgaagatcacaTCTCTATCAACTTTCGCGCAGCGTGGGAGAAGCTCAACGACTACTACAGTAAACTCGACGACTCACCCGCGTACTTTGCGGCCTGCGCTCTTCACCCGTACTATCGACGCTATTGCGAGAAGGCGTGGCGTGATAAGCCTGAGTGGCTCGTCGCCTGTATGGCTGACTTTCGTGCTCTTTGGGCAGAGTATACGACCTCTACTCCTCCAACAAAGCCCTCAAAAGAGCGTGATAACGGCGCTATTGACGAGGCTATCTCGTACATCATAAGCGATAGCGAGGACGATGATGAGCTCACAGATGAGTACGACAGGTGGCGCAAATTGGAGCCAAAGTGGACGAGTAAGCAGCACAACAGCCCTAACGTTGACGGCAACCCTATCAAGTACTGGGTACAGCTTCAGTCTAAGTATCCCGACCTCTCACGCTTTGCGATTGACGTGTTGAGTATTCCAGCGAGCAGTTGCGAGTGCGAGCGCATGTTTAGTGAACTAGGAGATCTACTTGCTCCGCGACGGCGCAAGATTGGGTCACAACTACTCGCCGCGCTTCAATGTGTACGGGCTTGGAATGCCGCTGGCATAAAGCTGCCGACGTCAGCTACAAGCCAACTCTCAGATCACGACCTTGAGCAGTTGTACAACCTCACAGCGTGGGAGCAACCTAGCGATTCCG GATAG
- a CDS encoding ComEC, membrane metal-binding protein — protein sequence MLVITPTATTTPVFTAASTNIATAAPTLPILAIHSVLAALAIPAAPAVLAAPALANYAPTISALTALTPAAFTLNAPTPTVTALIAATLNALALTAIALATLAILATTTLLPLLLLLFLLLLLLRLLLLRPALATLTPTALTPPHSAILPITASALATSSISTIPVLLAALAFPAVPAVSTALFCPLPPTPPPPAVTAVSAAATAPLVAALTTLATFAFLAALNIFAINPTASVLAAPDTLTISTVLTLSLVLVTCTALNILITTPTTPAPVAASAPAILAAYNILTSTSYLLQLIYTSGYCYCYCYSPTFAILATLTVLTILAVLTILAVLIILAASAVLTILAVLVVLAASAVLTILAVLVVLAASAVLTILAVLVVLAASAVLSTLTALTILAVPAVLAIATINLIVNSLAVRPFLALPLLLLLSSQSSQSP from the exons atgctcgttattactcctacggctactactacacctgtgtttactgccgcttctacaaatatcgccactgcggcccctacgcttcctattcttgctatccactccgtccttgctgctctcgccattccagctgctcctgctgtcctcgctgctcctgctctcgctaattacgctcctactatttccgcccttactgctcttactcctgcagcttttactcttaatgcgcctactcctacggttactgctcttattgctgctactcttaatgctctagctctcactgctattgctctcgctactctcgctattcttgctactactact ctcctacccttgctactcctgctattcttactgctcctgctcctacggctcttacttctacgtcctgctcttgctactcttactcctaccgctcttactcctccgcattccgcaatcctccctattactgcttctgctctcgccacttcctctatctctactatccccgtccttcttgctgctctcgctttccccgctgttcccgctgtctctactgctctcttctgccccttacctcctacgcctcctccacctgcggtaactgcggtttcggcggccgctaccgctcctcttgtcgctgctcttactaccctcgctactttcgctttccttgctgctcttaatatcttcgctatcaatcctacggcttctgttctcgctgctcctgatactcttactatctctactgtccttactttgtcccttgtccttgtaacttgcactgctcttaatattcttattactactcctactacccctgcacctgttgccgcttctgcccctgctatccttgctgcttataatatccttacttctacctcttacctcttacagcttatatacacctccggctactgctattgctactgctactctcctactttcgctatcctcgctactcttactgtccttactatcctcgctgttcttactatcctcgctgtcctcattatcctcgctgcttccgctgtccttacaatcctcgctgtcctcgttgtcctcgctgcttccgctgtccttacaatcctcgctgtcctcgttgtcctcgctgcttccgctgtccttacaatcctcgctgtcctcgttgtcctcgctgcttccgctgtcctttctacccttactgcccttactatcctcgctgttcccgctgtccttgcaatcgctacaattaacttaatagttaattcccttgccgttcgcccctttcttgcgctgcccttgttgctcttactgtcctcgcaatcatcgcaatcaccttaa
- a CDS encoding Drf-FH1 multi-domain protein, with protein sequence MGQEWTFAGYREMAIGISRRFLRGSTAFQADEGEENKEWAEEQAGDSIADEQAGHTSHVAGLVYARGIMEQSGAVADRRQQFRASSTDWHRFLGFQAGLDDQRRSSKRKRAPFESEADEARVDRWQRLRKMDARAQLKRMMGEEAKFRGCRRQRSKPSQQARVP encoded by the coding sequence atgggccaggagtggacgtttgccgggtaccgggagatggcgattggcatcagccggcggtttttgcgtggatcgacagcgttccaggcagatgagggcgaggagaataaggagtgggctgaggagcaggcaggagattcgattgccgacgagcaggcgggccatacgtcgcacgtggcgggactggtatacgcgcgagggatcatggagcagtcaggggccgtggcggataggcggcagcagttccgggcatcgagcacggattggcatagatttttgggcttccaggcaggcttggacgaccagagaagaagcagcaagcggaagagagcgccgtttgagagcgaggcagacgaggcaagggtggatcggtggcagcggctgaggaagatggacgcgagagcgcagctgaagcgcatgatgggcgaggaggccaagttccgggggtgcaggaggcagcgatcaaagccatcacagcaggcgagagtcccgtag